In a single window of the Bradyrhizobium sp. ORS 285 genome:
- a CDS encoding STAS domain-containing protein → MQMQIDTADGQIAMSGEFTFTDHIPFKQMVTEIFAAPGKAVVIDLSKLDFIDSAGLGMLLLARDEAKKSDRELILRRPSGQVKRMFSVTKFNTLFKVEE, encoded by the coding sequence ATGCAGATGCAGATCGACACCGCCGACGGGCAGATTGCGATGAGCGGCGAGTTCACCTTCACCGACCATATTCCTTTCAAGCAGATGGTCACCGAGATTTTCGCCGCGCCCGGCAAGGCCGTGGTGATCGACCTTTCGAAGCTCGATTTCATTGACTCCGCCGGATTGGGCATGCTGCTGCTGGCGCGGGACGAGGCCAAGAAGAGCGATCGCGAGCTGATCCTTCGCCGGCCGAGCGGCCAGGTGAAGCGCATGTTCTCCGTCACCAAGTTCAACACGCTCTTCAAGGTGGAGGAGTGA
- a CDS encoding methyl-accepting chemotaxis protein, with amino-acid sequence MFGWRSSNAAEAEPAGPEPAPALAPEIPQRQDDLMRRWIAFANVQQRVIRTLVSEIQQTSSVVETEADSLSGKFQRLAVCADQQTRRVESLSKLAMGIEVDGEAVAIDRIAGLLEETLSDVVEKILLLSKDAMSMVYALSELNANVNRVDSCMEELNKINKVTNMLALNARIEAERAGTAGAAFRVVAGEVRELSGATQRLSVDMDAELKAVTEGIANGHATLQRVATIDMSQNLMAKDRLEVLMNALIQRSGNLTEVVGEAMKEAEVISADVAGMVTGIQFQDRTRQRLEHVVDTLRVVDEALDELKTTTAETLDTPVVETTSDNEWVKAMLDRFTLGEMRSRFVAQIIEGRQPVDHGEVVAAPTETGTVELF; translated from the coding sequence ATGTTCGGTTGGAGAAGCAGCAACGCGGCCGAGGCCGAGCCGGCTGGCCCCGAGCCGGCGCCCGCGCTCGCGCCTGAGATCCCGCAACGGCAAGACGACCTGATGCGTCGCTGGATCGCATTCGCCAACGTGCAGCAGCGCGTCATCAGGACGCTGGTCAGCGAGATTCAGCAGACATCCTCCGTCGTCGAAACGGAGGCGGACAGTCTGAGCGGCAAGTTCCAGCGTTTGGCGGTGTGCGCCGACCAGCAGACCCGGCGCGTCGAGAGCCTGAGCAAGCTTGCGATGGGCATCGAGGTCGATGGCGAGGCGGTGGCGATCGATCGTATCGCCGGCCTGCTCGAGGAAACCTTGAGCGATGTCGTCGAGAAGATCCTGCTGCTGTCCAAGGACGCCATGTCGATGGTCTACGCGCTGAGCGAGCTCAACGCGAACGTCAATCGTGTCGACAGCTGCATGGAGGAGCTCAACAAGATCAACAAGGTCACCAACATGCTGGCGCTCAATGCACGGATCGAGGCGGAGCGCGCCGGCACGGCGGGCGCTGCCTTCCGGGTGGTCGCCGGAGAGGTGCGGGAATTGTCGGGCGCGACGCAGCGCCTGTCGGTCGACATGGATGCCGAGCTGAAGGCGGTCACCGAAGGCATTGCCAATGGACATGCGACCTTGCAGCGCGTCGCCACCATCGACATGTCGCAGAACCTGATGGCCAAGGATCGGCTCGAGGTGCTGATGAACGCGCTGATCCAGCGCAGCGGCAATCTCACCGAGGTGGTCGGCGAGGCCATGAAGGAGGCGGAGGTGATCTCGGCTGATGTCGCCGGCATGGTGACCGGGATCCAGTTCCAGGACCGGACGCGGCAGCGGCTGGAGCATGTCGTGGATACGCTGCGCGTCGTCGATGAGGCGCTCGACGAGTTGAAGACGACGACGGCGGAGACGCTCGATACGCCGGTCGTCGAGACGACGAGTGACAATGAATGGGTGAAGGCGATGCTCGATCGCTTCACGCTCGGCGAAATGAGGTCGCGGTTCGTCGCGCAGATCATCGAGGGCAGGCAGCCGGTTGATCACGGCGAGGTTGTCGCTGCTCCAACCGAGACCGGAACGGTCGAACTCTTCTAG
- a CDS encoding chemotaxis response regulator protein-glutamate methylesterase — MTAIRVLIVDDSAFVRQVLTEILSSDPAIDVVGAAPNPIVARDMIKSLTPDVVTLDIEMPRMDGLAFLDKIMSLRPMPVLMISSLTQKGADTAVRALEMGAFDCIAKPVVGLVEGLPALRNEIIGKVKAAAVANIRPRSGEQVRPVQRPGVTYNSSEKIIAIGASTGGVEALQELLTALPSDVPAVVVTQHMPAMFTASFASRLNQLCAVTVKQAENGERVLPGHVYIAPGGFHLELARNGANYVCRVHDEPAVSGHRPSVDVLFRSVAHAAGPNAIGIILTGMGRDGAMGLLEMRSAGAPTIGQDEASCVVYGMPKAARDNGAVEIELPLGKIVDHVLKRCEALAARGVRV, encoded by the coding sequence ATGACTGCCATCCGTGTCCTGATCGTCGACGACTCCGCCTTCGTTCGCCAGGTCCTGACCGAAATCCTGTCGAGCGATCCCGCGATCGATGTCGTCGGGGCTGCGCCGAATCCGATCGTCGCCCGCGACATGATCAAGAGTCTCACCCCGGATGTCGTCACCCTCGACATCGAGATGCCGCGCATGGATGGCCTCGCCTTTCTCGACAAGATCATGTCGCTGCGGCCGATGCCGGTGCTGATGATCTCGTCGCTCACCCAGAAGGGCGCTGATACGGCCGTACGCGCGCTGGAAATGGGCGCCTTCGACTGCATCGCCAAACCAGTCGTCGGGCTGGTCGAGGGATTGCCGGCCCTGCGCAATGAGATCATCGGCAAGGTCAAGGCGGCCGCCGTGGCGAATATCCGGCCGAGGTCGGGCGAGCAGGTCAGGCCCGTGCAGCGGCCCGGCGTCACCTACAATTCCTCGGAGAAGATCATCGCGATCGGCGCGTCGACTGGGGGAGTGGAGGCGCTGCAGGAACTGTTGACGGCGCTTCCGTCGGACGTGCCGGCGGTCGTTGTCACCCAGCACATGCCGGCGATGTTCACAGCTTCGTTCGCCAGCCGGCTCAACCAGCTCTGCGCGGTGACGGTCAAGCAGGCCGAGAACGGCGAGCGCGTGCTGCCCGGGCACGTCTATATCGCACCGGGAGGCTTCCATCTCGAGCTCGCGCGCAACGGCGCGAACTACGTCTGCCGCGTCCATGACGAGCCGGCGGTGTCTGGGCATCGGCCCTCGGTGGACGTGCTGTTCCGCTCGGTCGCCCATGCCGCCGGCCCCAATGCGATCGGCATCATCCTCACCGGCATGGGCCGGGACGGCGCGATGGGCCTTCTCGAAATGCGTTCGGCCGGAGCCCCGACGATTGGTCAGGACGAGGCAAGTTGCGTCGTTTACGGCATGCCAAAGGCAGCGCGCGACAACGGCGCCGTGGAGATCGAGCTGCCGCTCGGCAAGATCGTCGATCATGTCCTCAAGCGGTGTGAAGCGCTCGCTGCGCGCGGAGTCAGGGTTTAG
- the cheD gene encoding chemoreceptor glutamine deamidase CheD, translating into MRHAARKDDGPAEPCRYFDRRFEAFAVKVLPGEHYVSNQPDEMLVTVLGSCVAACIRDPVVQVGGMNHFMLPEASGDWGHASAGMRYGNVAMERLINDVLVRGGMRGRLEIKVFGGANVLNGLAKIGHRNADFVEDYLATEDLPIAARHLRGALPRRVHYFPVSGRVLMLELPRNDRDAVLRNESSYQSRIQADPVAGSVELFEEVP; encoded by the coding sequence GTGCGTCACGCAGCGAGGAAGGATGACGGCCCCGCGGAGCCATGTCGCTACTTCGACCGACGTTTCGAAGCGTTCGCCGTCAAGGTGCTGCCCGGTGAGCACTATGTCAGCAACCAGCCTGATGAGATGCTGGTGACCGTCCTCGGCTCCTGCGTCGCGGCCTGCATCCGAGATCCGGTCGTCCAGGTCGGTGGCATGAACCATTTCATGCTGCCCGAAGCCTCTGGTGACTGGGGACACGCGTCCGCCGGCATGCGCTATGGCAATGTCGCGATGGAGCGCCTGATCAACGACGTTCTGGTTCGTGGCGGCATGCGCGGGCGGCTCGAGATCAAGGTGTTCGGCGGCGCCAACGTCCTCAACGGCCTGGCCAAGATCGGGCACCGCAACGCCGACTTCGTCGAGGATTACCTGGCAACGGAAGATCTCCCGATCGCGGCGCGCCATCTGCGCGGCGCACTGCCGCGCCGGGTTCATTATTTTCCCGTTAGCGGAAGAGTGCTCATGCTGGAGCTGCCGCGCAATGACCGCGATGCCGTGCTGCGCAACGAGTCCTCTTACCAATCCAGAATTCAGGCCGATCCCGTGGCCGGCTCGGTCGAACTGTTTGAGGAAGTCCCATGA
- a CDS encoding protein-glutamate O-methyltransferase CheR, translated as MEEEFALQDRDFRTLSKLVMDTAGIVLSERKRAFIHGRLSRRLRALGLNNFSQYCKLLETSDGDSELRNFINAVTTNHTSFFRESHHLDHLARVILPELMTANSDTRRIRIWSAGCSSGEEPYSIAMAIHNSGKSLAGWDVKILATDLDTNVIAHAARGIYDAERAEGIPAAMKNRFTTVQDGNVVMNDELCDLITFAHLNLLERWPMSGPFDVIFCRNVVIYFDKPTQTRLFNRYADITKPDGWLIVGHSENLLGITDRFELVGRTIYRKVGP; from the coding sequence GTGGAAGAAGAGTTCGCCTTACAAGACAGAGACTTTCGAACGTTGTCCAAGCTCGTGATGGACACGGCTGGAATCGTGCTGAGCGAGCGCAAGCGCGCGTTCATTCATGGTCGTCTCAGCCGGCGGCTGCGCGCGCTCGGGCTGAACAACTTCTCCCAATATTGCAAACTGCTGGAGACGAGCGACGGGGATAGCGAGCTACGCAACTTCATCAACGCCGTCACGACCAATCACACCAGCTTCTTTCGCGAATCGCATCACCTTGACCACCTGGCGCGCGTGATCCTGCCGGAGCTCATGACGGCCAACAGCGACACGCGGCGCATCCGCATCTGGTCGGCGGGCTGTTCGAGCGGGGAGGAGCCCTACAGCATCGCGATGGCGATCCACAACAGCGGAAAGTCGTTGGCTGGGTGGGACGTCAAGATTCTCGCGACCGACCTCGACACCAATGTGATCGCGCACGCGGCGCGCGGAATCTACGACGCGGAAAGGGCGGAGGGCATACCGGCCGCCATGAAAAATCGATTCACGACGGTCCAGGACGGCAACGTCGTGATGAACGACGAACTATGCGATCTCATCACGTTCGCCCATCTCAATTTGCTCGAGCGTTGGCCAATGTCTGGACCGTTCGACGTGATCTTCTGCCGCAACGTGGTCATCTACTTCGACAAGCCGACGCAAACGCGGCTGTTCAACCGTTACGCTGACATCACCAAGCCGGATGGCTGGCTCATCGTCGGTCATTCCGAGAATCTTCTTGGCATCACTGATCGCTTCGAACTGGTCGGCAGAACGATCTATCGGAAAGTCGGACCATGA
- a CDS encoding methyl-accepting chemotaxis protein has product MSDTFEDNIMQDFTADGAPGEENAATKKARSRSSRARPAAKAASAPDRMPARDGQMADIAAQLAAIKRSQAVITFALDGTILDANDNFLNALGYSLAEIKGQHHSMFVDSADRTGHEYRLFWEKLGRGEYDAGQYKRIGKGGREVWIQASYNPMMDSKGKPYRVVKCATDITEQVMRNADLSGQISAINKAQAVIEFTMDGKILNANENFLKTLGYTLGEIKGQHHSMFVDGAYRSSSEYRMFWDKLGRGEYDAGQYKRIGKGGKEIWIQASYNPIMGPDGRPFKVVKYATDITEEVIRNADFSGQIAAIGKAQAVIEFTMDGKVLNANDNFLNALGYTLGEIKGQHHSMFVESAYRSSNEYRMFWDKLGRGEYDAGQYKRIGKGSKEVWIQASYNPIMGPDGKPFKVVKYATDVTEQVKAAQALETTVGQIQEVVAAAKANDLEPRISMAGKSGGLGELCSGVNGLLDTMAAQVKAAEALRIAAGQIQDAVASAKQNDLRPRIPMDNKAGEILELCEGVNGLLDTMSSMIGEVSDSSHTLSSAAREIASGNTDLSQRTEEQAASLEETAASMEELTSTVRQNAENAQQANKLASSASDVAIKGGAVVAEVVQTMDGITQASRKIADIIGVIDEIAFQTNILALNAAVEAARAGDQGRGFAVVAAEVRNLAQRSANAAKEIKGLISDSVSKVESGSRLVDTAGKTMEEIVQSVKRVTDIMAEISAASQEQRGGIEQVNNAVTQMDKVTQQNAALVEQAAAAAKSMEEQTAAMTEMVGRFMVLPEFESQAPPARTGNPVVDRSLGASKEKLAGLRAGAGKPAQRPPVAPTRAPEPDRSRRRVVGGNDADWKEF; this is encoded by the coding sequence ATGAGCGACACTTTCGAGGACAACATCATGCAGGACTTCACCGCCGACGGCGCCCCCGGCGAGGAGAACGCGGCAACCAAGAAGGCCCGGTCGCGCAGCAGCCGGGCACGGCCTGCCGCCAAGGCGGCGTCTGCCCCGGACCGCATGCCCGCGCGGGACGGTCAGATGGCGGACATCGCTGCACAGCTTGCGGCCATCAAGCGATCCCAGGCTGTGATCACCTTTGCGCTCGACGGCACCATTCTCGATGCCAACGACAATTTCCTGAATGCGCTGGGCTATTCACTGGCCGAGATCAAGGGGCAGCATCACTCGATGTTCGTCGATTCCGCCGATCGCACGGGTCACGAGTACCGGCTGTTCTGGGAGAAGCTCGGCCGCGGTGAATACGATGCGGGTCAGTACAAGCGGATCGGCAAGGGCGGCCGCGAGGTCTGGATCCAGGCCAGCTACAACCCGATGATGGACTCCAAGGGGAAGCCATATCGCGTGGTGAAATGCGCGACCGACATCACCGAGCAGGTGATGCGCAATGCCGATTTGAGCGGCCAGATCAGCGCCATCAACAAGGCCCAGGCGGTGATCGAGTTCACGATGGACGGCAAGATTCTCAATGCGAACGAGAACTTCCTGAAAACGCTTGGCTATACCCTTGGTGAAATCAAGGGTCAGCATCATTCGATGTTCGTCGACGGCGCCTACCGCAGCTCCAGCGAGTATCGGATGTTCTGGGACAAGCTCGGTCGCGGCGAATACGACGCCGGCCAGTACAAGCGCATCGGCAAGGGCGGCAAGGAGATCTGGATCCAGGCCAGCTACAATCCGATCATGGGGCCGGACGGCAGGCCGTTCAAGGTGGTGAAATATGCCACCGATATCACCGAAGAGGTGATCCGCAACGCCGACTTCAGCGGTCAGATCGCGGCCATCGGCAAGGCGCAGGCCGTCATCGAGTTCACGATGGATGGCAAGGTTCTCAATGCCAACGACAACTTCCTGAATGCGCTGGGCTACACGCTCGGCGAGATCAAGGGCCAGCATCACTCGATGTTCGTCGAGTCCGCCTATAGAAGCTCCAACGAATATCGAATGTTCTGGGACAAGCTGGGCCGCGGCGAATACGACGCCGGCCAGTACAAGCGCATCGGCAAGGGTAGCAAGGAGGTCTGGATCCAGGCCAGCTACAATCCGATCATGGGTCCCGATGGCAAGCCTTTCAAGGTGGTGAAATATGCCACCGACGTCACCGAGCAGGTGAAGGCGGCGCAAGCGCTCGAGACCACGGTCGGCCAGATCCAGGAGGTCGTCGCTGCGGCGAAGGCGAACGATCTGGAGCCGCGGATTTCGATGGCCGGAAAGTCTGGCGGTCTCGGCGAGCTCTGCTCCGGCGTGAACGGTCTGCTGGACACGATGGCTGCGCAGGTGAAGGCTGCCGAAGCGTTGCGAATTGCCGCCGGTCAGATCCAGGACGCGGTGGCTTCAGCGAAGCAGAACGACCTCCGTCCGCGCATTCCGATGGATAACAAGGCCGGTGAGATTCTGGAGCTCTGCGAGGGGGTCAACGGTCTCCTCGATACGATGTCCTCGATGATCGGGGAGGTGTCGGACAGCTCGCATACGCTGTCGAGCGCGGCCCGCGAGATCGCGAGCGGCAACACCGACCTGTCGCAGCGCACCGAAGAGCAGGCGGCCAGCCTGGAAGAAACGGCGGCCAGCATGGAGGAGCTCACCTCGACCGTGCGGCAGAACGCCGAGAATGCGCAGCAGGCCAACAAGCTCGCATCGTCGGCATCGGACGTCGCGATCAAGGGCGGTGCAGTGGTCGCCGAGGTCGTGCAGACCATGGATGGCATCACGCAGGCGAGCCGCAAGATCGCCGACATCATCGGTGTGATCGACGAGATCGCGTTCCAGACCAACATTCTGGCGCTGAATGCCGCGGTCGAAGCTGCGCGCGCCGGCGACCAGGGGCGCGGCTTCGCCGTCGTGGCCGCGGAGGTGCGCAACCTGGCCCAGCGCAGCGCCAACGCTGCCAAGGAGATCAAGGGGCTGATCTCGGACTCGGTCTCGAAGGTCGAGTCGGGCTCGCGCCTGGTCGATACCGCCGGCAAGACGATGGAGGAGATCGTCCAGTCGGTGAAGCGAGTCACCGACATCATGGCCGAGATCTCGGCGGCGTCGCAGGAGCAGCGTGGCGGCATCGAGCAGGTCAACAACGCGGTCACGCAGATGGACAAGGTCACGCAGCAGAACGCCGCGCTGGTCGAGCAGGCCGCCGCCGCCGCCAAATCCATGGAGGAGCAGACCGCGGCCATGACCGAGATGGTCGGCCGCTTCATGGTGCTGCCGGAGTTCGAGAGCCAGGCTCCACCAGCCCGAACCGGAAATCCGGTGGTCGATCGGTCGCTGGGCGCGAGCAAGGAGAAGCTTGCCGGGCTGCGCGCTGGAGCCGGCAAGCCGGCGCAGCGACCGCCGGTGGCCCCGACCCGCGCTCCCGAGCCCGACCGGTCGCGTCGTCGCGTCGTCGGCGGCAACGACGCGGACTGGAAGGAATTCTGA
- a CDS encoding chemotaxis protein CheW, with protein MQPDNKPAAHFGQEAAVSENVQQFITFTLGEEEYGIDIMVVREIKGWTETTMIPNAPAHVRGVINLRGVIVPIFDLRARFGTGVTVPTNMHVVIIVAAGTRTVGLLVDTVSDIISVDPKEIREVPDMGMPIEDQFLEGLVAIENRMVTLVSLAGLFGTSADSVKRTVHQADAAAAA; from the coding sequence ATGCAGCCTGACAACAAGCCGGCCGCGCATTTCGGCCAGGAAGCGGCCGTCAGCGAGAACGTGCAGCAGTTCATCACCTTCACGCTGGGCGAGGAGGAATACGGCATCGACATCATGGTGGTCCGCGAGATCAAGGGCTGGACCGAGACCACGATGATCCCCAATGCGCCCGCTCATGTGCGTGGCGTGATCAATCTGCGCGGCGTCATCGTGCCGATCTTCGATCTGCGCGCCCGGTTCGGCACAGGCGTGACGGTGCCAACGAATATGCACGTCGTGATCATCGTGGCTGCGGGCACGCGTACTGTCGGCCTGCTGGTCGATACCGTCTCCGATATCATCTCGGTCGATCCGAAGGAGATCCGCGAGGTGCCGGACATGGGCATGCCGATCGAGGACCAGTTCCTCGAAGGTCTGGTCGCGATCGAAAACCGGATGGTGACGCTGGTGTCGCTGGCCGGACTATTCGGAACATCAGCAGATTCGGTCAAGCGTACGGTCCACCAGGCCGATGCGGCCGCGGCAGCCTAA
- a CDS encoding chemotaxis protein CheA — MPVTPEQEVYPVAQFRKTYFEECAELLDALQSNLELLSSGQEDDETLHAIFRSVHSIKGGAGAFGCTDLVAFSHTFESLLDTLRDHKIPASQEIKQLLLRASDALADIVNAARLEQQLPPNFAADISAAMLDALQGAGQTIEVSTGAVAVETKALGEHRYRIRFRPHTEMLKKANEPLLLIRQLRKLGVLSTEVDSSSLPALAELDPEAAYLNWTFTLDTAVPRGAVQDVFEFVEDDCDLEIDLVEAAAGPAETAASDAAGALAPAVAAVSVAQSIRVDVDKVDRLVNLVGELVISQAMLTEQGLSLPADKYPQLIQGIEALAQSARELQESVMAIRAQPVKSVFARMPRIVRELATTLGKEVRIVTSGEMTEIDKTVIEQLNDPLTHMIRNALDHGIEPPAERAAAGKPRQGTIHLSAAQRSGRIVIEVSDDGRGINREKILAKARARGLVPAGANLSDDEVDDLIFLPAFSTADVISNISGRGVGMDVVKRNVQALGGRISVRSRFGQGSSFSLSLPLTLAVVDGMVVSVGCETFIIPLVAIVENLRPQTADIHPVVGRGHVLALRGEYLPLVYLHRVFSISDAIGDPCRGIVIIVQSENAGRVGIVVDELLGQQQVVVKSLEANYEPVEGISGATILGNGRVALILDVARLHEIDLRGTAGRLLTPDPSRAEPAKDLTHAA, encoded by the coding sequence ATGCCCGTAACTCCCGAGCAGGAAGTCTATCCCGTCGCGCAATTCCGCAAGACCTATTTCGAGGAATGCGCGGAGCTGCTGGACGCCCTCCAGTCCAACCTGGAGCTGTTGTCGTCCGGGCAGGAGGATGACGAGACGCTGCATGCGATCTTCCGATCCGTGCACTCGATCAAGGGCGGAGCGGGAGCCTTCGGCTGCACCGATCTGGTGGCATTCTCTCATACGTTCGAGAGTCTGCTCGACACCCTGCGTGACCACAAGATCCCCGCGAGCCAGGAGATCAAACAGCTCCTGCTGCGCGCCAGCGACGCGCTTGCGGACATCGTGAATGCAGCGCGGCTCGAGCAGCAGCTGCCGCCCAATTTCGCTGCCGACATCAGCGCCGCCATGCTGGATGCGTTGCAGGGCGCGGGGCAGACGATCGAAGTGTCGACCGGCGCTGTCGCGGTGGAAACGAAAGCGCTCGGCGAGCACAGATATCGCATCAGGTTTCGGCCGCATACGGAGATGCTGAAGAAGGCGAATGAGCCGCTGCTGCTGATCCGGCAACTGCGCAAGCTCGGCGTCCTCAGCACCGAGGTGGACAGCTCCAGCCTGCCGGCGCTGGCCGAACTGGATCCCGAGGCGGCCTACCTCAACTGGACATTCACCTTGGACACGGCGGTGCCGCGCGGGGCCGTCCAGGACGTGTTCGAGTTCGTCGAGGACGATTGCGATCTCGAGATCGACCTCGTCGAGGCGGCAGCTGGCCCGGCGGAGACCGCCGCGAGCGATGCTGCCGGCGCACTTGCGCCTGCCGTCGCCGCGGTCAGCGTCGCGCAATCGATCCGCGTCGACGTCGACAAGGTCGACCGGCTGGTCAATCTGGTTGGCGAGCTGGTGATCAGCCAGGCGATGCTCACGGAGCAGGGGCTCTCGTTGCCGGCTGACAAATATCCGCAGCTCATCCAGGGCATCGAGGCGCTGGCCCAAAGCGCCCGCGAGCTGCAGGAAAGCGTGATGGCGATCCGCGCCCAACCGGTGAAGTCGGTGTTTGCGCGGATGCCGCGGATCGTGCGCGAGCTTGCCACCACCTTAGGCAAGGAGGTGCGCATCGTCACCTCCGGCGAGATGACCGAAATCGACAAGACCGTCATCGAGCAGCTCAACGATCCCTTGACGCACATGATCCGCAACGCGCTCGACCACGGCATCGAGCCGCCGGCCGAGCGCGCCGCTGCCGGCAAGCCACGCCAGGGCACCATTCATCTGTCGGCCGCGCAGCGCAGCGGGCGCATCGTGATCGAGGTGTCGGACGACGGCCGCGGCATCAACCGCGAGAAGATTCTTGCCAAGGCGAGGGCGCGCGGCCTGGTGCCGGCCGGCGCCAATCTGAGTGACGACGAGGTCGACGATCTGATCTTCCTGCCGGCGTTCTCGACTGCCGATGTGATCTCGAACATCTCGGGCCGCGGCGTCGGCATGGATGTCGTCAAGCGCAACGTGCAGGCGCTCGGCGGCCGGATCTCGGTGCGCTCGCGTTTCGGGCAGGGCTCGTCGTTCTCGCTGTCCCTGCCGCTCACCCTCGCGGTCGTCGACGGCATGGTGGTGTCGGTCGGATGCGAGACCTTCATCATTCCGCTCGTCGCCATCGTCGAAAATCTGCGGCCGCAGACGGCCGACATTCATCCCGTCGTCGGCCGCGGCCATGTCCTGGCATTGCGTGGCGAGTATCTGCCGCTGGTCTACCTGCATCGCGTGTTCTCGATCAGTGATGCCATCGGCGATCCCTGCCGCGGCATCGTGATCATCGTGCAGAGCGAGAATGCCGGCCGTGTCGGCATCGTGGTGGACGAACTGCTCGGACAGCAGCAGGTCGTCGTGAAGAGCCTCGAGGCCAACTACGAGCCGGTCGAGGGCATCAGCGGCGCCACCATTCTCGGCAACGGCCGCGTCGCGCTGATCCTGGACGTCGCGCGCCTGCATGAGATCGACCTGCGGGGCACCGCCGGCCGGCTGCTGACACCGGACCCATCGAGAGCTGAACCCGCAAAGGACTTGACCCATGCAGCCTGA
- a CDS encoding response regulator codes for MTKRILAVDDSKTMRDMVSFTLKKAGFDVAEAEDGKAALNVLTGGKFDLIITDLNMPNMDGISLIKNVRAGTQHRAVPILILTTESDGAKKADGKAAGATGWLVKPFNPEQLIATVNRVCP; via the coding sequence ATGACCAAGCGAATTCTGGCAGTCGACGACTCGAAGACCATGCGCGACATGGTGTCCTTCACGTTGAAGAAGGCGGGTTTCGACGTTGCGGAGGCTGAGGACGGCAAGGCCGCGCTGAACGTGCTCACCGGCGGCAAGTTCGACCTGATCATCACCGATCTGAACATGCCGAACATGGACGGCATTTCGCTGATCAAGAACGTTCGGGCCGGCACTCAGCATCGCGCGGTGCCGATCCTGATCCTGACGACCGAGAGCGATGGGGCCAAGAAGGCCGACGGCAAGGCGGCCGGTGCGACCGGATGGCTGGTGAAGCCGTTCAATCCTGAGCAATTGATCGCGACGGTCAACCGCGTATGCCCGTAA
- a CDS encoding STAS domain-containing protein: MTDAIPTTEPDDAGDMPRAPYALPQMLDLTQAAQLREEMIRIAADSSIVLDASGVGRMSTPCAQILLAAARSAQAANKPFRITQASELFRAAIIDLGLQHELDKWME; this comes from the coding sequence ATGACGGACGCGATCCCGACGACAGAGCCTGACGACGCCGGCGACATGCCGCGGGCGCCCTATGCGCTTCCCCAGATGCTGGATCTGACACAGGCCGCACAGTTGCGTGAGGAGATGATCCGGATCGCTGCCGACAGCAGCATCGTGCTCGATGCCAGCGGCGTGGGGCGGATGTCGACGCCCTGTGCTCAGATTCTGCTAGCGGCGGCCCGCAGCGCGCAAGCCGCCAACAAGCCCTTCAGGATCACGCAGGCTTCCGAGCTGTTCAGGGCGGCCATCATCGACCTTGGACTTCAGCACGAACTCGACAAGTGGATGGAGTGA